Proteins from one Ardenticatena maritima genomic window:
- a CDS encoding CBS domain-containing protein encodes MELNAILTHEHTDFDAVASQLGAHKLYPSYVPILPRRVNKNVQDFLALHRDVLPFKRIDELPPNTRFVNVILVETQTLPSIKGLRPDTVRLVRVIDHHEKREDLPPDWHFEGQLTGACTTLLVQKIAERRIALTPVEATLLLLGIYEDTGSLTYAGTTSLDLRAAAWLLEQGANLDVVRTFLDHPLTESQRRLYRQLLQNIETVDINGYTIVIAATEFDEYVDEVSTLSHFIRELHDPAALFVVVKMGDHVQIVARSTTDDIHVGRIMEQFGGGGHARAAAAFVDNQALDQVVQRLRALLPRFVEPAHRVRDIMSRGRIRTIHPDTTIREAHEQMVRWGHEGFPVVDENGQVVGVLTRRDVDRALHHHMGKQPVSAVMHKGAIFVTPDESVERVQRVMTEYNVGQVPVLENGRIVGIVTRTDLLKLWQSPQEQPYSREEIARRLEAAIPPAILRLVRAIAREANDMGYSLYFVGGFVRDLLLEQPLKDLDLVVEGDAVRLAHRLAEKYGGRVVAHKRFGTAKWILREGERPPSPLISDPTLPPHLDLVTARTEFYEEPTALPTVEQSNIKLDLHRRDFTINTLAIALDESRYGQLLDFYGGVRDLREKRIRVLHNLSLVEDPTRILRAVRFEQRLGFEIEPRTLELIRDSVELLARVSGDRLRHELALIFQEDRAEHMLARLHALGALRAIDPALTFDDDAAERMRRLREAGLTAFWALLAAWLWPLAWEEVERIAQRLSVAGRDIRKLRALWGLKSQAARLAAAERPSEVVRLIEAQTTDERVLRVAWHLLDEPRARDHLQRYLDEWRHMRPSISGRRLRELGLPPGPHYAEILAQVRNALLDGEVQSAEEQAALLERLAREWLATHRA; translated from the coding sequence ATGGAACTCAACGCCATTCTGACACACGAACATACCGACTTCGACGCCGTTGCCTCGCAACTCGGCGCGCACAAACTCTACCCGTCCTATGTGCCCATCTTGCCGCGCCGCGTCAACAAAAACGTGCAGGACTTTCTCGCCCTGCACCGCGACGTCTTGCCCTTCAAGCGGATTGACGAATTGCCGCCCAACACGCGCTTTGTCAACGTGATTTTGGTGGAAACGCAGACGCTCCCCAGCATCAAAGGCTTGCGCCCCGACACCGTCCGCTTGGTGCGGGTGATTGACCACCACGAAAAACGGGAAGACTTGCCCCCCGACTGGCACTTTGAAGGGCAATTGACCGGCGCTTGTACCACTCTCCTTGTGCAAAAAATTGCCGAACGCCGCATCGCGCTGACGCCTGTTGAAGCCACTTTGCTTTTGCTCGGCATCTACGAAGACACCGGCTCGCTCACGTATGCCGGCACCACCTCGCTTGATTTGCGCGCCGCCGCCTGGTTGCTGGAACAAGGCGCAAACCTCGACGTGGTGCGCACGTTTCTCGACCACCCACTCACCGAAAGCCAGCGGCGGCTCTATCGCCAGTTGCTGCAAAACATTGAGACGGTTGACATAAACGGCTACACGATCGTCATTGCCGCCACCGAATTCGACGAATACGTGGACGAAGTCTCGACCCTCTCGCACTTCATTCGCGAACTGCACGACCCCGCCGCGCTCTTCGTGGTGGTGAAAATGGGCGACCATGTGCAAATTGTGGCGCGCAGCACCACCGACGATATTCACGTGGGGCGCATCATGGAGCAGTTTGGCGGGGGGGGGCACGCCCGCGCCGCCGCCGCCTTTGTGGACAACCAGGCGCTGGACCAGGTGGTCCAACGCTTGCGCGCGCTTTTGCCCCGCTTTGTCGAACCGGCGCACCGCGTGCGCGACATCATGAGCCGCGGACGCATTCGCACCATTCACCCCGACACCACCATCCGCGAAGCGCATGAGCAAATGGTGCGTTGGGGGCATGAAGGCTTCCCGGTGGTGGATGAAAACGGACAGGTTGTCGGCGTGCTCACCCGCCGCGACGTGGACCGCGCCTTGCACCACCACATGGGCAAGCAACCTGTTTCCGCCGTCATGCACAAGGGCGCTATTTTTGTCACGCCGGATGAGAGCGTGGAGCGTGTCCAGCGCGTGATGACGGAGTACAACGTAGGGCAAGTGCCTGTGCTCGAAAACGGGCGCATCGTGGGCATCGTCACGCGCACAGACCTGCTCAAACTCTGGCAATCTCCTCAGGAACAACCCTACTCGCGCGAGGAGATTGCGCGCCGCCTGGAAGCCGCCATCCCCCCGGCAATTTTGCGCCTGGTGCGCGCCATTGCCCGCGAAGCCAACGACATGGGCTACTCGCTCTACTTTGTGGGCGGTTTCGTGCGCGATTTGTTGCTTGAACAACCGCTCAAAGACCTGGACCTGGTGGTTGAAGGCGACGCCGTGCGGCTTGCGCATCGTCTGGCGGAAAAATACGGCGGGCGTGTGGTGGCGCACAAGCGCTTTGGCACCGCCAAGTGGATTTTGCGCGAAGGCGAGCGCCCCCCCTCGCCCCTCATCAGCGACCCCACTTTGCCCCCGCATCTCGACCTGGTGACGGCGCGCACGGAGTTCTACGAAGAACCAACCGCCTTGCCGACGGTGGAGCAGAGCAACATCAAACTGGATTTGCACCGCCGCGATTTTACCATCAACACGCTTGCCATCGCGCTGGATGAATCGCGCTACGGGCAATTGCTTGATTTCTACGGCGGCGTGCGCGACCTGCGCGAAAAGCGCATCCGCGTCCTGCACAACCTGAGCCTGGTGGAAGACCCCACGCGCATTTTGCGCGCTGTGCGCTTTGAACAGCGCCTTGGGTTTGAAATTGAGCCGCGCACGCTGGAACTCATCCGCGATTCGGTGGAATTGCTGGCGCGTGTGAGCGGCGACCGCCTGCGCCATGAATTGGCGCTCATCTTTCAGGAAGACCGCGCCGAGCACATGTTGGCGCGCCTGCATGCGTTGGGGGCATTACGCGCCATTGACCCCGCCCTCACGTTCGACGATGACGCGGCTGAGCGAATGCGCCGACTGCGTGAAGCGGGCTTGACGGCGTTTTGGGCGTTGCTTGCGGCGTGGTTGTGGCCGCTGGCGTGGGAAGAGGTGGAGCGGATTGCCCAGCGGTTGAGCGTTGCCGGGCGCGATATTCGCAAGTTGCGCGCCTTGTGGGGTTTGAAAAGCCAGGCGGCGCGGCTTGCGGCGGCGGAACGCCCCAGCGAGGTGGTGCGTCTCATCGAGGCGCAGACCACCGACGAGCGTGTGCTGCGGGTGGCGTGGCATTTGCTGGATGAACCGCGCGCCCGCGACCACCTGCAACGCTATCTGGACGAGTGGCGGCATATGCGTCCCAGCATCAGCGGTCGCCGCCTGCGCGAATTGGGCTTGCCGCCCGGTCCGCACTACGCCGAGATTCTGGCGCAGGTGCGCAACGCCCTTTTGGACGGCGAAGTGCAGAGCGCGGAAGAACAAGCGGCGTTGCTGGAACGGCTGGCGCGGGAATGGCTGGCGACGCACCGCGCGTGA
- a CDS encoding GAF domain-containing protein, whose translation MTEDKRAVERLERLQSILETLVEFEETFEFEEAWERIIRDAVQLMGARRGTLFLVDRNRDLLLPRVWYGEPWTGQGRPRGYQRGEGIAGRVWLTGEPINCPDVRHDPRFRRSHDPRWAELRSLLCVPIRARERVIGVIAVDSTEENAFREEDERLLTTLARHVASAFETAKLYQGLADLRDVGERLNKMGPRTEYADTLRAIVEKAVQVVAAGASSAGEAAAVIYRYDDTRGEFDRHSRVAAGWRDFDGALDDYPRKGGLGERAILLRRRVLSYEQPDFVINPAQQQQGAAAVVAYPLIAADRVLGVLYVTLRDERRFTRHELMLLDNFVNQAALALYHTEQIGDVSRELARKVYELEQLRRADALISQRPHLDEALAEILRIAVDTTRAEYGSFRLYNRNDERLHLAATAGLLADHVVRTSLRLDEASVIGQAVKQRRPVRVDDVFSPEWKGLYRPLAADIPIRSELAIPLFNAGGGLEGVLNLESTQPYAFDEEDERLLSALATQAVIAIQEFKLIDTMAELTEATLTHTKTSLFELAIRRACELINAPYGAIWRLEQRDDGRVLVLQAASTGQRRGETIPLESSLTGKAVLQRAPITVEDVQNHAAFRNTELARRHGWRSALIVPLLARNGDPIGAFSIYTTDKRTFGDWEKRLLTVLANHAAIAIRDAEILETLRETRERQAVAETFAAVGDIAANLLHRLNNQVGTIPVRVQSIEAKCAAEIEANEYLAKNLAAIAASARDAMRTVRDTLRHLRPIEMAPVRVGDALLDALREVRVPPEVQLFTENIETLPPVRAGRPQLALVFINLIENAIEAMQGAGQITIRAHRTNDEVVIHVSDNGPGIPDALLPHIFELNVSSGGERKLGFGLWWVRTLLQRLNGHIDVFSEEGHGTTFIIRLPVWEEELAEAEA comes from the coding sequence ATGACAGAAGACAAACGCGCGGTTGAACGCCTGGAACGGCTCCAATCCATCCTCGAAACGCTGGTTGAATTTGAAGAGACGTTTGAATTTGAAGAGGCGTGGGAACGCATTATCCGCGACGCCGTCCAACTCATGGGGGCGCGCCGCGGCACGCTCTTTCTGGTTGACCGCAACCGCGATTTGCTCTTGCCGCGTGTCTGGTACGGGGAACCCTGGACGGGACAAGGGCGACCACGCGGCTACCAGCGCGGCGAAGGCATTGCCGGGCGCGTCTGGTTGACGGGTGAACCCATCAACTGCCCCGATGTACGCCACGACCCCCGTTTTCGCCGCTCGCACGACCCCCGTTGGGCGGAACTGCGCTCATTGCTCTGCGTGCCCATTCGCGCCCGTGAGCGTGTGATTGGCGTCATTGCGGTGGACAGCACCGAGGAAAACGCCTTCCGCGAAGAGGATGAACGCCTGCTGACGACGCTGGCGCGCCATGTGGCGAGCGCCTTCGAGACCGCCAAACTCTACCAGGGGCTTGCCGACCTGCGCGATGTGGGCGAACGCCTCAACAAGATGGGACCACGCACCGAGTACGCCGACACCCTGCGCGCCATTGTCGAAAAAGCGGTGCAAGTGGTCGCGGCGGGCGCGTCCAGCGCGGGGGAAGCGGCAGCGGTCATCTACCGCTACGATGACACGCGCGGCGAATTCGACCGCCATTCGCGCGTGGCGGCGGGCTGGCGCGACTTCGACGGCGCGCTGGACGACTACCCGCGCAAAGGGGGGTTGGGGGAACGCGCCATCCTTCTGCGGCGGCGCGTCCTCTCCTACGAGCAACCCGACTTCGTCATCAATCCGGCGCAACAACAGCAAGGCGCGGCGGCGGTGGTCGCTTACCCGCTGATAGCCGCCGACCGTGTGCTGGGCGTGCTCTACGTCACCCTGCGCGACGAACGGCGCTTCACCCGCCACGAACTCATGCTGTTGGACAACTTCGTCAACCAGGCGGCGCTCGCGCTCTACCACACCGAACAAATCGGCGACGTCAGCCGCGAACTGGCGCGCAAAGTGTACGAACTGGAACAACTGCGCCGCGCGGACGCGCTCATCAGCCAGCGCCCCCATCTCGATGAAGCCCTCGCCGAAATCCTGCGCATTGCCGTGGATACCACACGCGCCGAATACGGCTCATTCCGCCTCTACAACCGCAATGACGAGCGCCTGCACCTTGCCGCCACGGCGGGCTTGCTCGCCGACCATGTGGTGCGCACGTCGCTCAGGCTCGATGAAGCCAGCGTCATCGGGCAAGCCGTGAAGCAACGCCGACCGGTGCGCGTGGATGATGTGTTCTCGCCCGAATGGAAGGGGCTCTATCGCCCCCTCGCCGCCGACATTCCCATTCGCTCCGAACTCGCTATTCCGCTCTTCAACGCGGGGGGTGGGCTGGAAGGCGTACTCAACCTGGAAAGCACCCAACCCTACGCCTTCGATGAAGAAGATGAACGCCTGCTCTCGGCGCTGGCGACGCAAGCCGTCATCGCCATTCAGGAATTCAAACTGATTGACACGATGGCGGAACTGACCGAAGCGACGCTGACGCACACCAAAACCAGCCTGTTTGAACTGGCTATCCGCCGCGCGTGCGAACTCATCAACGCGCCCTATGGCGCTATCTGGCGGCTGGAGCAACGCGACGACGGGCGCGTGCTGGTGCTGCAAGCCGCCAGCACCGGGCAACGCCGTGGCGAAACCATCCCGCTCGAATCCAGCCTGACGGGGAAAGCCGTGCTCCAACGTGCGCCCATCACCGTTGAAGATGTGCAGAACCATGCTGCCTTCCGCAACACCGAATTGGCGCGCCGCCACGGCTGGCGCTCGGCGCTCATCGTGCCGCTGCTGGCGCGCAACGGCGACCCCATCGGGGCGTTCAGCATTTACACGACCGACAAGCGCACCTTTGGCGACTGGGAAAAGCGCCTGCTCACTGTGCTGGCGAACCACGCCGCCATCGCCATTCGCGACGCCGAAATCCTGGAAACCTTGCGCGAAACGCGCGAACGCCAGGCGGTGGCGGAAACCTTCGCCGCAGTGGGCGACATTGCCGCCAATCTCCTGCACCGCCTGAACAATCAGGTGGGCACCATTCCCGTGCGCGTGCAGAGTATCGAAGCCAAATGCGCCGCCGAAATCGAGGCGAACGAGTACCTGGCGAAAAACCTTGCCGCCATTGCCGCCAGCGCCCGCGACGCCATGCGCACCGTGCGCGACACACTGCGCCATCTGCGCCCCATCGAGATGGCGCCTGTGCGCGTCGGCGACGCGCTGCTGGATGCGTTGCGCGAGGTGCGTGTACCGCCTGAGGTGCAGTTGTTCACCGAAAACATTGAAACCTTGCCCCCCGTGCGGGCGGGACGCCCACAACTGGCGCTGGTGTTTATCAACCTGATTGAAAACGCCATCGAAGCCATGCAAGGCGCCGGGCAAATAACCATCCGCGCCCACCGCACGAATGACGAGGTGGTCATTCACGTCAGCGATAACGGTCCGGGGATTCCGGATGCGCTGCTACCGCACATTTTTGAACTCAACGTGTCGAGCGGCGGCGAGCGCAAATTGGGGTTTGGGCTGTGGTGGGTGCGCACCCTGCTCCAGCGGCTCAACGGGCATATTGACGTGTTCAGCGAAGAAGGACATGGCACCACGTTCATCATTCGGTTGCCAGTCTGGGAAGAAGAACTTGCGGAGGCAGAAGCATGA
- a CDS encoding DMT family transporter, translated as MHEQTTPTSDTVGLPTRALLVWMLAALVSHTSWGAYPVLARYLQTVSGLPSMSLLVVSMTCSLVLMLAWRAVRRRPLPRPSRFLAVIALVVAARSITNLLAARYTLAIYVQLITLMTPFVVAMLNRLAFDEPTPPATGRAMVLATLGALLMLSGSIEQQGVIKPLTPSDWLGLGLAAFSTVALALYMLIVRRSVAYNLSGEQVFLAQIVTVLAISTPASLLLREEWGRWLQLTPTDWLVFGAFAGLVIFGANVLQIAALRRIGATTVSSMLPWRMVVVLVLAALLLGERLTSIWQLIGAVLVTSTLMWYLWKQR; from the coding sequence ATGCACGAGCAAACGACACCTACATCGGACACCGTTGGCTTGCCGACGCGCGCCTTGCTTGTCTGGATGCTGGCGGCGCTGGTTTCACACACCAGTTGGGGCGCGTATCCGGTGCTGGCGCGCTACCTGCAAACCGTCAGCGGCTTGCCCAGCATGTCGCTGCTGGTCGTCAGCATGACGTGCTCGCTTGTGCTGATGCTGGCATGGCGCGCCGTGCGTCGCCGACCGCTGCCGCGCCCGTCGCGCTTTTTGGCGGTGATTGCGCTGGTTGTGGCGGCGCGTTCCATCACGAACTTGTTGGCGGCGCGCTACACGCTCGCCATCTACGTGCAACTTATCACGCTGATGACGCCCTTTGTCGTGGCGATGCTCAACCGCCTGGCGTTTGATGAACCGACGCCCCCCGCCACGGGGCGCGCCATGGTGTTAGCCACGCTGGGCGCTTTGCTGATGCTCAGCGGCTCTATCGAGCAACAAGGCGTCATCAAGCCGTTGACGCCGTCCGACTGGCTGGGGCTTGGGTTGGCGGCGTTCAGCACCGTGGCGCTGGCGCTCTACATGCTGATTGTGCGCCGCAGTGTTGCGTACAACCTGAGCGGCGAGCAGGTCTTTCTGGCGCAAATCGTCACGGTGTTGGCGATTTCCACACCCGCCAGCCTGCTCCTGCGCGAAGAGTGGGGGCGCTGGTTGCAGTTGACACCCACCGATTGGCTGGTTTTTGGCGCGTTTGCCGGGCTGGTCATCTTTGGGGCGAACGTCTTGCAAATCGCCGCCCTGCGCCGTATCGGCGCGACCACGGTCAGCAGTATGCTCCCGTGGCGCATGGTGGTGGTGCTGGTGTTGGCGGCATTGTTGCTTGGCGAACGCCTCACGTCCATCTGGCAACTGATTGGGGCTGTTCTCGTCACGAGTACGCTCATGTGGTATCTTTGGAAGCAGAGATGA
- the cas6 gene encoding CRISPR system precrRNA processing endoribonuclease RAMP protein Cas6, which translates to MYLFPSEWPELRVLVLDIVLEAATPAVLSSWPGSAVRGSLLTALRQHVCTHSPNLTCPVCWLIAREDPQWRWGRTPARPYALAVPGEQGRPTGQRLHNSTAEWRRFAPGAPFQFRLTLFGEATHLLPYLVATLPCMGENGLGRRLDELGGRRGQFVLRSIEAVHPLTQTRQPLVEAGRLVGDVSACLVSTQDVLALAAAWESQRAFTVFFDTPMRLIERRALCKTPRFRPLFQRALDRLEALMEQYGGKRPRWGDLLALFDLAERVRVADSETTWVELWSGSQRTQRITPLSGFVGQATFVADDWSPFAPLLAWMPIIQVGKDVVKGNGALRVSPAHL; encoded by the coding sequence ATGTACTTGTTCCCCTCGGAATGGCCTGAGTTGCGTGTGCTCGTACTCGATATTGTGCTGGAAGCCGCTACGCCCGCGGTCTTGTCCTCATGGCCCGGCTCGGCAGTACGCGGCAGCCTGCTCACGGCGCTCCGCCAACATGTCTGTACCCATTCCCCCAACCTCACCTGCCCAGTCTGCTGGCTCATCGCCCGCGAAGACCCCCAATGGCGCTGGGGACGTACCCCCGCACGCCCGTATGCGCTGGCGGTTCCCGGTGAGCAAGGGCGTCCCACGGGGCAACGTCTGCACAATTCGACCGCCGAATGGCGGCGCTTTGCCCCCGGCGCCCCCTTTCAATTCCGCCTGACGCTGTTCGGCGAAGCAACCCACCTGCTGCCGTATCTGGTGGCAACCCTGCCCTGCATGGGGGAAAATGGGCTGGGGCGGCGGCTGGACGAACTGGGCGGACGCCGCGGACAATTTGTCTTGCGTTCCATTGAAGCGGTACACCCACTCACCCAAACCCGGCAACCGCTGGTAGAAGCAGGGCGGCTTGTAGGCGATGTGTCGGCTTGTTTGGTCTCGACGCAAGACGTGCTGGCGCTGGCAGCCGCCTGGGAAAGCCAGCGCGCCTTCACCGTCTTCTTCGATACGCCGATGCGCCTCATCGAGCGGCGCGCGCTCTGCAAAACGCCCCGTTTTCGTCCCCTTTTCCAGCGGGCGCTCGACCGACTGGAAGCCCTCATGGAGCAGTACGGCGGCAAACGCCCACGTTGGGGCGACTTGCTCGCCTTGTTCGACCTGGCGGAGCGCGTGCGCGTCGCCGACTCCGAAACGACGTGGGTGGAACTGTGGAGCGGTTCACAACGCACGCAACGCATTACCCCGCTGAGCGGCTTTGTCGGGCAAGCCACATTCGTCGCCGACGATTGGTCGCCGTTTGCGCCGCTGCTGGCATGGATGCCCATCATCCAGGTGGGCAAAGATGTGGTGAAAGGCAACGGCGCGCTGCGCGTGAGTCCCGCCCACCTGTGA
- a CDS encoding LysM peptidoglycan-binding domain-containing protein has product MRSISLVLLLTLWLSACTTQRHDASEPLLLVPTNPPLAIGGHQAAPADEIANQPPPTLNDADLAARLRTPTPRAAPTATPYPEYYTVQPGDTLLALAERFNTTVDELMRLNNLSNPHEIYAGQVLQLPYKTVTAYVPPAQIIPDSEVVYGPTYKTFDLSSEVRRYNGYLAGYQEWVEGRLLSGSTILQQVAEDYSIGPRVLLALLEFQSGWLTSANPENRDYPFGLRDPARSGLYLQASWAANRLNQGYYGQLSGRDAVLQFASGERMRYDPATNPGTAAVSNVLARTTTPDKLPLMLGAFQQTYRRLFGDPWQYDVPLLPPGVEQPAFRLPWRDGEVWHFTGGPHGGWGDFSAWASLDFLPPDVYSCWPSQYPAVAVAAGTVVRSRDGQVILDLDGDGYHGTGWSVLYMHMTEAGRVTVGMRLQKGDPVGYPSCEGGIADASHLHIARKYNGQWLEADSAIPFVLSGWRAVAAPRAYDGWLIRGEEVREACACRNEKNAITGE; this is encoded by the coding sequence ATGCGTTCCATCTCGCTTGTTCTCCTGCTGACACTCTGGCTCAGCGCCTGCACCACGCAGCGCCACGACGCATCCGAGCCCTTGTTGTTGGTACCCACTAACCCGCCGCTCGCCATTGGCGGACACCAGGCCGCCCCCGCCGATGAGATCGCCAATCAACCGCCCCCCACCCTCAACGACGCCGATTTGGCGGCACGCTTGCGCACGCCGACACCCCGCGCCGCGCCCACAGCCACCCCCTACCCTGAGTATTACACTGTTCAGCCGGGCGATACCTTGCTGGCGCTGGCGGAACGGTTCAACACGACCGTGGATGAATTGATGCGGCTCAACAATCTCAGCAATCCGCACGAAATTTACGCGGGGCAAGTGCTCCAACTGCCCTACAAAACCGTGACCGCCTACGTCCCGCCTGCCCAAATCATCCCCGACAGCGAAGTCGTGTATGGACCAACCTACAAAACCTTTGACCTTTCGTCCGAAGTGCGGCGCTACAACGGCTATCTGGCGGGGTATCAGGAATGGGTGGAAGGGCGTTTGCTGAGTGGCAGCACCATTCTGCAACAGGTGGCCGAAGATTACAGTATCGGTCCACGGGTTTTGCTGGCGCTGCTCGAATTTCAAAGTGGGTGGCTCACCAGCGCGAACCCCGAAAACCGCGATTATCCCTTTGGCTTGCGCGACCCCGCCCGCAGTGGCTTGTACCTGCAAGCCTCGTGGGCGGCTAACCGCCTGAACCAGGGCTACTACGGGCAATTGAGCGGGCGCGACGCTGTGCTGCAATTTGCCTCAGGGGAACGCATGCGCTACGACCCCGCCACGAACCCCGGCACCGCCGCCGTCTCAAACGTGCTGGCACGCACCACCACGCCGGACAAATTGCCGCTGATGCTGGGCGCTTTCCAGCAAACGTACCGCCGCCTCTTTGGCGACCCCTGGCAGTACGATGTGCCGCTGCTTCCGCCGGGGGTGGAACAGCCCGCGTTCCGCCTGCCCTGGCGCGACGGCGAAGTCTGGCACTTTACGGGTGGTCCACACGGTGGGTGGGGCGATTTCAGCGCCTGGGCGTCGCTCGATTTCCTGCCGCCGGACGTGTACAGTTGCTGGCCGTCGCAGTATCCTGCGGTGGCGGTGGCGGCGGGCACGGTTGTGCGCAGCCGCGACGGGCAAGTGATTCTCGACCTGGACGGCGACGGCTACCACGGCACCGGTTGGAGCGTGCTCTACATGCACATGACCGAAGCGGGGCGCGTCACGGTGGGTATGCGCTTGCAAAAGGGCGACCCCGTGGGCTATCCATCGTGTGAGGGGGGCATTGCCGACGCCTCGCACCTGCACATTGCCCGCAAGTACAACGGGCAATGGCTCGAAGCCGACAGCGCCATTCCGTTCGTGCTTTCAGGCTGGCGGGCGGTTGCCGCACCCCGCGCCTACGACGGTTGGCTCATTCGCGGCGAAGAAGTGCGCGAAGCGTGCGCATGCCGCAACGAGAAAAACGCCATCACCGGCGAATAA
- a CDS encoding GAF domain-containing sensor histidine kinase codes for METCVVFLSTYPEDQLAGQEAALMANMPFYAVESGDEIGETVPALARGLLFYLWAHDDITALTELRTRFPGFDIVVLDPTPSIERARTVMRQGFFDYLSHPLTRDEALVALERWRQHFEMREEREQLSEILSLMELGRTITSTLNSQRLYEQTITIVQRTFFADTVSLMLLEEQPDGPHLIIVAQHGLPPAAVAAEVPLTNSIAGEVVRKGKPLILLGGLEGTPYEHLASDTIGRIGSAMSVPLKVRRRTLGVINVNRRPGRTPYTEREAQLLNVFAAQIAVAIQNARLYESVRQERDRILEAQETVRRELARDLHDGLTQLLSAITLSAENIRLLVKQSGIQSERLDVEIEYLRTTARQAVREARSLLFGLRPLILETRGLVAALDEFLQQIQMGDQDVTYHYIVAPDVPRRLNLPLPTVRELFAIVQEAVNNARKHAQAQNIRVHVSIHDEITLDILVEDDGVGFNMESIHQQSGERYHFGLMNMQERAELIDARLLIDSRPGEGTRVHVQLPLQEYQPVHSS; via the coding sequence GTGGAAACGTGTGTTGTCTTTCTCTCAACGTATCCAGAAGACCAACTGGCGGGGCAAGAAGCCGCCCTTATGGCGAACATGCCCTTTTACGCGGTTGAATCAGGCGACGAAATCGGCGAAACCGTCCCCGCCCTGGCGCGCGGCTTGCTCTTCTACCTGTGGGCGCATGACGACATCACCGCCCTGACCGAACTGCGCACACGCTTCCCCGGATTTGACATTGTTGTGCTGGACCCCACGCCATCCATCGAACGCGCCCGCACCGTTATGCGGCAAGGCTTCTTCGACTATCTCTCGCACCCGCTCACCCGCGACGAAGCCCTGGTGGCGCTGGAACGCTGGCGACAGCACTTTGAAATGCGCGAAGAGCGCGAGCAACTCTCCGAAATTCTCTCGCTCATGGAGTTAGGGCGCACCATCACGAGCACGCTCAACTCCCAACGGCTCTACGAGCAAACCATCACGATTGTCCAGCGCACCTTTTTCGCCGACACCGTCTCGCTCATGTTGCTGGAAGAACAACCCGACGGTCCTCACCTCATCATCGTCGCCCAACACGGATTGCCGCCCGCCGCCGTCGCGGCGGAAGTGCCCCTCACAAACAGTATCGCGGGGGAAGTGGTGCGCAAAGGGAAGCCGCTGATTCTGCTGGGGGGGCTGGAAGGAACGCCCTACGAACATCTCGCCAGCGATACCATTGGACGTATCGGTAGTGCCATGAGCGTCCCGCTCAAAGTGCGCCGTCGCACGCTCGGCGTCATTAACGTCAATCGGCGGCCAGGGCGCACCCCTTACACCGAACGCGAAGCCCAACTCCTGAACGTGTTCGCCGCCCAAATCGCCGTCGCGATTCAAAACGCACGCCTCTACGAAAGCGTCCGCCAGGAACGCGACCGCATTCTGGAAGCGCAAGAAACCGTGCGGCGCGAACTGGCGCGCGACTTGCACGACGGGCTAACCCAACTGCTCTCAGCCATCACGCTCAGCGCCGAAAACATTCGCCTGCTGGTAAAGCAAAGCGGTATCCAGTCCGAGCGGCTCGATGTTGAAATCGAATACCTGCGCACCACCGCCCGCCAGGCCGTGCGCGAAGCGCGTTCCTTGCTCTTTGGGCTACGCCCGCTCATTCTGGAAACGCGCGGCTTGGTCGCCGCCCTGGACGAATTTTTGCAACAAATCCAAATGGGCGACCAGGACGTGACCTACCACTACATTGTCGCCCCCGACGTGCCGCGACGCCTCAACTTGCCGCTTCCCACGGTGCGCGAACTCTTTGCCATTGTGCAAGAAGCGGTCAACAACGCCCGCAAGCATGCGCAGGCGCAAAACATTCGCGTACACGTCAGCATTCACGATGAGATCACGCTCGACATTCTGGTTGAAGACGACGGCGTCGGCTTCAACATGGAGAGCATTCACCAGCAATCGGGCGAACGCTACCACTTTGGGCTGATGAACATGCAAGAGCGCGCCGAACTGATTGACGCCCGCTTGCTCATTGACAGCCGCCCTGGTGAAGGCACTCGCGTTCACGTCCAACTCCCTTTGCAGGAATACCAACCCGTACATTCATCATGA